Proteins encoded together in one Oncorhynchus mykiss isolate Arlee chromosome 7, USDA_OmykA_1.1, whole genome shotgun sequence window:
- the LOC110512312 gene encoding gastrula zinc finger protein XlCGF17.1-like, with translation MSSLNYSPPVKEEEVCWTEEEALGLNIVVKEEKKEEDVTVKEEVEGETVTVKEEAKGVSVKEEEDAFRVKEEEYVTINEEEEDKEEDVVFGVKEGEITVTLKDEEEEKGDLINTRERGDYRGFSGEPQQPHDADEAEKSLCRSGHPKKHQQRPKGKKTHHCSDCGKSFVFSGQLKSHQRTHTGEKSYSCDQCGKSFTTFNNLMIHQRTHTGEKPYSCDQCGNSFVSSGLLTVHQRIHTGEKPYSCTQCGKSFTQLSNLISHQRIHTGEKPYSCTQCGKSFTQSTSLISHQRTHTGEKPYSCDECGKSFATSSNLTLHQRTHTGEKPFSCDECGKSFTTSSKLTLHYRTHTGEKPFSCSQCDKRYYDKCSLITHQKIHA, from the exons ATGAGCTCCCTAAACTACTCCCCTCCTgttaaagaagaggaggtctgtTGGACGGAGGAAGAAGCTCTggggctgaacattgtcgtgaaagaggagaagaaagaggaggatgtcacagtaaaagaagaagtagagggtgagactgttacagtgaaagaagaagcGAAAggcgtttcagtgaaagaagaggaagacgcgttcagagtgaaagaggaggagtatGTTACAAtaaatgaagaggaggaagataaaGAGGAGGATGTCGTTTTTGGAGTGAAGGAAggggagattactgtcacattgaaagatgaagaggaggagaaaggagatctgattaacacca gagagcgAGGTGACTATCGTGGAttctctggggagcctcaacaacctcatgatgctgacgaggcagagaagagtctctgcAGATCAGGACACcccaagaaacaccagcagagacccaAAGGAAAGAAAACtcaccactgctctgactgtgggaagagttttgttttcTCAGGACAATTaaaatcacaccagagaacacacacaggagagaaatcatatagctgtgatcaatgtgggaagagttttactacatttaacaatctgatgatacaccagagaacacacacaggagagaaaccttatagctgtgatcaatgtgggaataGTTTTGTTTCATCTGGTCTTCTGACTGTACATcagagaatacatacaggagagaaaccatatagctgtactcaatgtgggaagagttttactcagctaaGCAACCTGATTTCACAccaaagaatacacacaggagagaaaccttatagctgtactcaatgtgggaagagttttactcagtcaaccagcctgatatcacaccagagaacacacacaggagagaaaccttatagctgtgatgaatgtggaaagagttttgctACATCTAGCAATCTGAcactacaccagagaacacacacaggagagaaaccttttagctgtgatgaatgtgggaagagttttactacatctagcaAACTGActctacactacagaacacacacaggagagaaaccttttagctgtTCTCAATGTGACAAGAGATACTATGATAAATGTTCTCTGATTacacatcagaaaatacatgcaTGA